The following proteins are encoded in a genomic region of Acipenser ruthenus chromosome 4, fAciRut3.2 maternal haplotype, whole genome shotgun sequence:
- the LOC117400682 gene encoding protein transport protein Sec61 subunit beta-like, whose translation MPGPAASATNVGASSRSPSKAVASRAAGSTVRQRKATSSGTRTASRASSAGTGGMWRFYTEDSPGLKVGPVPVLVMSLLFIASVFMLHIWGKYTRS comes from the exons ATG ccTGGCCCTGCAGCAAGTGCGACCAATGTCGGCGCCTCCAGTCGCTCCCCCAGCAAAGCTGTTGCTTCCAGAGCTGCTGGCTCCACTGTCAGACAGAG GAAAGCCACCAGCAGTGGAACAAGGACTGCAAGCCGTGCATCCTCTGCAGGCACTGGAGGAATGTGGAGGTTCTACACAGAGGATTCCCCCGGTCTCAAAGT TGGCCCAGTTCCAGTGCTGGTCATGAGCCTGCTCTTCATTGCATCAGTATTCATGCTTCACATCTGGGGCAAATACACCCGCTCATAA
- the LOC131736941 gene encoding uncharacterized protein LOC131736941 encodes MHSHHLKLNLSKSDLLFFPSSSPSSDLSISVPLESTTLSPSSSAKNLGVTLDPCLSYSQHISTLARTCRFFLSNIRRIRPFLTNYATQLLVQALVLSRLDYCNSLLAGLPASATRPLQLIQNSAARLVFSLPRFAHATPLLRSLHWLPITARIQFKTLVLAYRCLDQTAPSYLQTLISPYTPTRPLRSACTRRLALPPLRSPACRARSFSTLAPQWWNDLPTDVRTAQSLTTFRRLLKTHLFKQHL; translated from the coding sequence atgcactcgcatcacctcaaactcaacctctctaaatctgacctccttttctttccctcctcctccccctcctctgatctctctatctctgttcctctggaatctaccacactctctccctcttcctcagctaagaaccttggagtcaccctggacccctgcctctcttattcccagcacatctccactctggcacgcacttgccgattcttcctgagcaacatccgaagaatccgacccttcctcaccaactatgctacccagctcctggtccaggccctggtactctcccgcctagactactgcaactccctcctggctggcctccctgcgtccgccacccgtccgctccagctcatccagaactctgctgctcgcctggtgttctctctacctcgcttcgcccacgctactccactactccgctcgctccactggctcccgatcaccgctcgcatccagttcaagactcttgtactagcctacagatgccttgatcagactgcacccagctacctccagaccctcatctctccctacacccccactcgacctctccgctccgcctgcactagaagactggctctacctccgctacgctcccctgcctgccgagcccgctccttctccacccttgctccgcaatggtggaacgaccttcctacagatgtcaggactgcccagtccctgaccacattccggcgcctccttaagactcacctcttcaaacagcacctgtag
- the LOC117399927 gene encoding alpha-1,3/1,6-mannosyltransferase ALG2-like: MVNVVFLHPDLGIGGAERLVVDAALALRSKGCKVQIWTAHYEHDHCFSETKDPDLPIVCVGDWLPTSICGYFHALCAYIRMVYVALFLIFFSGVEFDVVFCDQVSACIPVIRLTRRKKKVLFYCHFPDQLLTARSSFLKRLYRAPIDRLEEATTGMADCVVVNSQFTAGVFKRTFKSLSSVHTDVLYPSLNFSTFDTEPAELDGLIPTEKSFVFLSINRYERKKNLALALEALKDLQGRLSGDEWKKVHLVMAGGYDERVPENVDHYKELKDLSTKLGLSDSVSFLRSFSDKQKISLLHHCTCVLYTPSNEHFGIVPVEAMYMRCPVIAVNSGGPLESIADGETGFLCDPQPACFAEAMEKFVKDPGQRQGMGEAGRERVLKRFSLDAFSEQLYQYICKLTE, from the exons ATGGTGAACGTGGTGTTTCTGCACCCCGATTTAGGGATTGGCGGTGCAGAGCGGCTTGTGGTGGATGCCGCTCTGGCTCTACGTTCCAAGGGCTGTAAGGTTCAAATATGGACTGCACACTACGAACACGACCACTGCTTCTCAGAGACCAAAGACCCAGACCTCCCCATAGTCTGCGTGGGGGATTGGCTGCCCACTAGCATCTGCGGATACTTCCACGCACTCTGCGCCTACATTCGCATGGTGTACGTCGCCCTGTTCCTCATCTTCTTCAGCGGGGTGGAATTTGATGTAGTGTTTTGTGACCAG GTATCAGCATGCATCCCTGTAATCAGACTCACTAGGAGGAAGAAGAAAGTCCTTTTCTACTGCCACTTCCCAGACCAGCTCCTAACGGCACGCAGCTCGTTCCTCAAGAGACTCTACAGGGCGCCCATCGACCGCCTGGAGGAGGCCACCACCGGCATGGCGGACTGCGTGGTAGTCAACAGCCAGTTCACAGCAGGCGTCTTCAAACGCACCTTCAAGTCCCTGTCCAGTGTGCACACAGACGTCCTGTACCCTTCACTGAACTTCAGCACCTTCGACACAGAACCTGCAGAGCTTGACGGACTAATCCCAACAGAGAAGAGCTTTGTGTTCCTATCCATTAACCGGTACGAAAGGAAGAAGaacctggccctggccctggaaGCCTTGAAGGACCTTCAGGGCAGGCTCTCTGGAGATGAGTGGAAGAAGGTTCATCTTGTGATGGCTGGTGGCTATGACGAGAGAGTGCCGGAGAACGTGGATCACTACAAGGAGCTCAAGGACTTATCCACTAAGCTTGGCTTATCAGACAGTGTATCCTTCCTGCGGTCCTTTTCTGACAAGCAGAAGATCTCCCTCCTCCATCACTGCACCTGCGTCCTCTACACACCCAGCAATGAGCACTTTGGCATTGTTCCTGTGGAGGCCATGTACATGCGCTGTCCGGTCATCGCTGTCAACTCAGGTGGCCCGCTGGAGTCCATAGCTGACGGAGAAACTGGGTTCCTGTGCGATCCCCAGCCGGCATGCTTCGCTGAGGCCATGGAGAAGTTTGTGAAGGACCCCGGCCAACGACAGGGCATGGGGGAGGCCGGGAGAGAGCGGGTTTTAAAGCGCTTTTCTTTGGATGCATTTTCGGAACAGCTGTACCAATACATCTGTAAACTGACAGAATAA